TTTGAAGATTTTTGTATGTTTGTTTAACAATTGACCGTAAACAATCTTCTAAAAACTCCTCTGTATTATATACGGGTATAATTACACTTACACATTGTTCCATTTAAGGCACCTCTTTTTATCTATAAATTCTTCAAATTTGAAATTCTATAATTTTATACCAATTAAAACGAAAGAACATTTACTCTAAGTTTTGGTCTTCGTCTTTTTTAAGTCTCAATAACTTGATAAAATTTATCTTTGTTGGGTATAAATAATGTAATTATTAGAAGAACTCATTTCTAAATACAATTAAATCCATTTTTTTAAAAACGAACACGATCTGCTAGATGGCACTTTTACTGGTTTGGCTTCAATCTCCTCGGGTTAACACGATGTTGACTCTGAAGCCATTGCTACAGGGATACGGTTGGTTTTAGGGTTTGACCTTTAAACGTTCCTGTGGGGCTTTCAACTCAAGCTGTTTCCATCGGACTTTGAATTAGCTTCCTTGGATTAACTCTGCACGAAGAAAATAGGAATGCTTTTTTTGAGGACTCGTCATCTTCAGCTTCACCATAATCAAAAATTGATAGTATTACATGAATGTTCGTTATTTTGCATAATGATTAATTAAGCATTTGCTTTATTAAAATTATCTCATCTAAAAATTAGAATTTGATGAGAAAAAATGATATTTACCCAACATTTTCTGCAGGTATAAAGGATCTAATTTTTTCAAATAAAATCCTTTTGTTATTTGGAATTTAATACATTCCATATCTTTTAAAAACATGTAACGCGAAATATGATATAATCTGTAACTATAGATAAGAATTTCTAGATTGGGTGACTGAATGAAAAAAGAATGGTTAATTGAACTGTTTCTGTTTATAAATAGATGCTTTTTTTCTGTGTTCAATTTATTTCCTTTGAAGAAAAAAATCGTGTTACTTTGTGATTTTGGCGATAATGCTCGATTTGTTGTAAATGAACTTGCGACTCGTGACTTTAAAGATATTGTGATTTTACGTACTGATAAATGTAAAGAACGTTTTAATCGATCTGGTGCTCGAACAGTCCTGTCATTTAACTTAACAAAATTTCCTGATTATATCCAGGGATTGTATCATTTAGCAACAGCTGAAACCATTTTAATTGATAATTATTTTGCAATTCTAAGTGTGATGAATTTCCGTCCAAATGTAGAATGTATTCAATTATGGCATGCAGCAGGTGCGGTAAAAAAATTTGGATTACAAGATCCAAGTGTTTTATTCCGTTCCCCTGCTGCTGTTCGACGTTTTAAGCGTGTATATAGCCGTATGAATAAAGTAATTGTGGGGTCAGATGAAATGGTCCCTATTTTCAAAGCTGCATTTGGTATGAAAGATCATCAGGTTTTACGTTTAGGGATCCCACGTACGGATTTCTTTTATACTCCATCTGCGGTTGAATCGGCAAGAAATGAGATACTGACAAAATATCCACTATTAAATGGCAAGAAAGTTATATTGTATGCTCCAACTTTCCGTGATCAGCAACTTGATGTACAAAGTATTCCAATAAATTTTCAGGATATAATGGAGCAACTTGGTGAAAACTACGTTATGATGATCAAGCTACATCCAGCTGTAGCACAAAATATGGGAGATATTAATCATCCGTTCATTATCTCCGTTGAAAATGAAGTAGCTGTAAATAAACTACTATGTGTGACAGATTATATAATTACCGACTACTCTTCGATTCCGTTTGAATTTTCTTTATTAGGTAAACCACAAATTTTTTATCCATATGATTTAGAAAAGTATGAGATGGAACGTGGTTTTTGGACAGATTATAACGAATTAGTTCCTGGACCTGTAGTATCAACAGATGATGAGCTTGTATACGTGTTGCAAAAGGATGAGTTTGATATGGAACAAATCAAGGCATTTTCTAAAGCGTGGAATATGTTCTCAGATGGTCATGCAAGTAGCAAATTAGTCGACTATTTACTAAAAAAGTAAAAAAGAATGAACAATCTTGGAGATTCTTTCATTTTTCAATAAAGTATAATATAATACGCAATAGTATATCTATGGAGGCACATTATGAAAAGAGTAATTACGTATGGTACGTTTGATTTATTACATGTTGGTCATGTTAATATACTACGCCGTGCCAAAGCACTTGGCGATTACCTAGTTGTTGCAATTTCTAGTGACGAATTCAATGCATTAAAAGGTAAAAAAGCTTACTACAGCTATGAAGATCGCAAAACCATTCTTGAAGCTATCAAATATGTGGATGAAGTTATTCCTGAAAACACTTGGGAACAAAAAATCCAAGACGTAAAGGATCACAATATTGATATTTTCGTAATGGGACATGACTGGGAAGGAAAGTTTGACTTCTTGAAAGATTACTGTGAAGTTATTTACCTTCCACGTACTGAAGGCATCTCAACAACAAAGATTAAAAAAGATTTAAACGCAGCAGCAACTACTGTGAAATAATATATTGTTATAGCATAACCCCCAACCACTTATGTAGAGTGATTGGGGGTTATTTAATGTATGTAAAAAGGCTACCAATTGGTAGCCTTTTTGAATAATCGTAAGACATTTTAAAACTAAAAATTACTTTTAGAGTGTTTCCACAAACGCTTCGAGACGATCCATACCTTCTTTTAGTTCTTCATCTGAATAGGCATAGGTGATACGCAAATAACCTTCCCCGTATGGTGTAAAAACAGAGCCTGGGATTACCCCAACACCACCCTCTTTTCGTTTCATTAAACGGAGTGCAAATTCTTCAGATGTTAGGCCAAATTTTTTGATAGATGGGAAAATGTAGAATGCACCGTTTGGTTTTTTCACTTCAATCCCCATTTTCACTAGACGATCATAGACATAATCGCGACGCTTAATATAGCTTTTATTCATCTCTTGTGGTGTATCCTTACAATTGGTTAATGCTTCGATGGCTGCATATTGACTAGGCAGTGCTGCACAGATTGCATTGAATGAATGAATTTTGGCAACTTCACCTATTAATCTTGCATCAGCCATTAAGAAGCCTATACGCCAGCCAGTCATTGAATGAGATTTTGATAAACCATGAATTAAGAATAATTTATCTTTTAACTCTGTGTATGAACCAAATGAGCGATGTTCTCCAACAAATGTATTTTCACTGTAAATTTCATCTGAAATGACATAAATATCATGTTTTTTCAACACTTCTGCAAGTGCATCCATTTGTTCATGAGAAATAGTAGCACCAGTTGGGTTAGACGGGAAGTTAAATAATACCGCTTTTGTTTTTGGTGTGATTAATTTTTCTAAACGCTCAGCAGATGGTTGGAAATCTGTATCTGTTGTATCTAAGTAAACTGATTTAGCACCACAGTACGTAATAATTGGTTCATATCCTGAATAGATCGGTGCTGGTAAGATGATTTCGTCCCCTACTTCTAAGATCGTACGGAAAACAGAGTCAATCGCTTGTGTTGCTCCATTCGTTACTAGAATCTCATTTTCAGGTTTGTAGTGACAATTATATTTTTCTTCGAAGAAGGCGGCCACTGCTTTACGTAATTCGATTAAACCTGGATTAGCTGAGTACGTTGTTAAATTATTTTCAATCGCTCGAATCCCTGCTTGTTTTACTGCTTCAGGAGTTGGGAAATCTGGTTGACCGATTGTTAGGTTAATCGCATCTGGATAATTGACTAACTGATTTGAAAATTTACGAATACCTGGCAAGCCTAGTTTATCCATATGTGGGTTCATTGATAAAGACATTGGAAAAATCCTTCTTTCGTTATTTTAGATTTAAAGTCATTGTATATATTATACTCATAAATCTGAAAAATTAAATATTTTAATCCTTTTTTTAGAAGATTTTTGGATAAATGAATTATTTGAAAGATAAGTGTATGTGTTGTGGATAATCGGATTTTTATATTGAATGTTCAGAAATAAACCTTTTTTATATTTTTTTGAGTCTATTATGTTCGGAAATCGCCCAAAATTACAAATGAAAGCGATATTTTCATAAAAATGTTTCGACAAATTTCAGCAATTCAACAAGTTGTGGATAAGTTTATACACAATTTCCACACCATTTTATAGAGTATTTCACATTTATCCACACATGTTAATCACAATTTATCCACCGTTTCCTGTGGATAAATGGCTGGTTGTCTTGTATAAAACTATTTGATAAATTAAATGTACATCTTAGCAACTATTAATATATTCTTTCACTTTATATATTAGAACCGTGCTATTTTTTTCTTGGAGGTGAAAAATTCAATGGAAACACTATCAGATGAATTATTAATCAAGGCCTACACTGACGCGAAAACTCATAATTTGAATTTAGATTTTATACATTTACTAGAAAATGAAATTCTACGGCGTATTTTGGTAAAGATGTTATCCGAATCTAAATTAGAGGACATTTCAACTATTAAATCTTTTCCAATAGATTTTGATATAGTCAATGAATATTTTAACCTTGCATGATATTTCTCTGATTGTAATATGATTCGGTATTTAGTGATAAAAAATTTTTTAACTTTTCTTTATTAAAGAGATAGATTTTTTTCCTTTGCTGGTAGTTTATGATCACAATCCGAAATGTCAGCATAATCTAATTTATAGGTTCTTTTCACTCAGGTGATCACTAGCATATTAATTAGAGGGAGGATGTAAATTGTATCCTTTTTTAAGTGGACACACCTCATATTCTTTAGGGCAGATGTATCGTCAACCATACGCCCAATACACTGCTCCCGTTCGTTTTTTTCTTCAACAACCACCATCTATATATGATAACCGCTGTAAATCTAAAGCTGAAGTTGATTTTCTAAATATGAATCGTCTCCTCTGGATGGAGCATGTGAACTGGACTCGGATGGTCATTACAAGTATCGTTTTCAACTTACCAGATATCCAATTTGTTGAAGAACGACTTTTAAGAAATGCAACAGACTTAGGAAATTGTCTCCGTCCGTTCTACGGAGATCAATTAGCAGATCGATATGCATCACTTATCCATGATCATTTAACAATTGCAGCAGAACTAGTAACAGCAGCTGTTAAAGGTGATACCGCTAAAGCAGCTACTAAAGAGAAAGAATGGTATAAAAACGCAGATGATATTGCATTGTTTTTAAGTAGTATGAATCCATATTTAAACCAATCAGAAGTGAAAAAAATGTTCTACACCCATTTAAGCCTGACGAAACAAGAAGCTGTCAGCATGATTCAGAAAAAATATAAAGACGATATTACGGTATTTGACCAAATCGTTATGGAAGCATTGCAAATGTCAGATATGATTGCTAACGGTATCGTCAAACAGTTTTATCCATTATTTTATAGTCCGTATTAAATATAATTAGCTTTCTTTTACTGGTAAGTAGAGGAAAGCTTTTTTATATTTTGAAAAGTGGGCCATGGGTTTATTTTCTTTTCCATTGCTTATGATCATTGGCGCCATCGAGTTTTCATGAACAGTACAATGTACTCGTTGCAAAATCCAAGGCGAATGGCCGTTATATTGTCGTATAAGTTTCCCCATCACTTTGGTCCATAAATAATGGCGCTCCGTTAGCCAATAGTCTAATTGCGTTCGTTGGATGGGCTCAGAAATCACTTCAACAGATGCAATGAATACCTCCAGCGATTCCCCCATAGACTCCCATCTGTTTTGAAAAGTTACTACGTTACGATCAATCTTCGATGTCATATTCGCATAACGAAATGGCAGAAAACCACCAAATCTCCCTAGCTGAGCAACAATTTTGTGATTTACATCTAAGCTAAAAAAATAAACTCCTGATTTCCCTTTATGCTTCACATATGTTCGTACATTTAATTCTAAAAATGTATGAATTCCCGGAATAGGTGGCATCAACCTGCCTCTAAAATTCTTCATCGTGAAAAATATCATACTAATCCAAGCTTGATCTTCAAATGTATCAATCTCCAGATCTAATGGAACATATTGACGTATCTCTTCTGGCGAAACTGGCCAATGAAGAAAATATACATCATGCCATTCTTGCGTCATTACCCAAGGTATCCTACTCATCCAATCCCCCCTCTTAAAAGTACATGAAGTAAGTATTTACTTTGTTGATGGGTTTCAAACTGAGTTGGCGTTTTTATTAGCTACAGTTTGATTTGATGACGTCAATTGAATTACTTGCAAACACAACTTGTGAATTCGCGAGTATTTTTGTCAAGAACGTGAGTATTTGATGGGAGAACGTGAGTATTTCTCTGCAGTACGCGAGTAAAATGGGATTTCTCCTGTCGTGGGTATAAGCTGATCCGAGATTTGCTGTTATTGTTTCGCGGATGATTAGAGTGTTCTTTTTTCCCCTGATTCGGTGACGTAAATTGAACTATTTGCAAATACAATTCGCGAATCCGTGAGTATTTGATGGGAGAACGTGAGTATTTCTCTTCAGAACGCGAGTAAAATGGGATTTCTCCTGTCTCGGGTATAAGCCTGATCCGGGATTTGCTGTTATTGTTTCACAGATGATTAGAGTGTTCTTTTTTCTGATTCGGTGACGTAAATTGAACTATTTGCAAATACAATTCGCGAATCCGCGAGTATTTTTGTCGAGAACTTGAGTATTTCTCTAATCGTGAGTAAACGTTCTATTTAAAAAAATAAAAAAACGTATGAAATTAAATTTCAAACACAAAAAATAATTTCTATATCCCGCCATGAAGCGATTTTAAAATTTTGAAAATCAATTTCACACCTCAAATTTAGTTTAATTTTATGTTTTGTATTTTTGTGTAAAAAAGAATTCCACACTATACTTGGGGTAATATTCACAGTTGGAGGGAGATTTATTGATTGCTAAGCCATATTCAACACCCCATTATCTAGATGCATTATTTCGATTAATCCAAAGGCTTTCATTGACAAATTCGAAACGGCAGGATTTAGAAAATGAATATATGCGGATCAAGGCAGGAGATCTTGGAGAAAAAGTTGTAATGGATTCACTCGAACAACTTCAGTTGCCGTACAATTTTTATATCTTTCATAATCTTAACCTATTGATAGAGTCCAGAATTCAAATTGATGTATTTTTATTAACTCCATACTATATGATCATTTTTGAAGTAAAAAATATAAAAGGTGCAATCGAATTAAGGCAAAACCCAAGGCAACTTGTTCGAACATTGCAAGACGGTGAAGTACATGCTTTTAATAGTCCCGAACCACAATTGCAAGAATATGTTCATCAATTGATAAGATTTTTTGACGAATATGGGATTCATATTCCTATTTACGGAGCAATTGTTTTTCCTTTTTCATCTAGTTTTATCAAACAAACTTCTACCAATTCAACCATCTTATTAAGAAATGAGATTAAACCATTTCTACGAAAAATACCTACAAATATAGAGTATTTTACTACTAAAGAACTTGCGTATTGGAAAAACTTTTTTATTAGAAAACACAAAGAGTTTGATCCATATCCATTAATGAAGCACTATAATATCCCACGAGTAAACATTATGAATGGTGTTTTTTGCAGAGATTGCGGAAAAATAGGAATGCAAAGAATTGCTTATTATTGGTTTTGCCCACATTGCCATGGTAAAAGTTCTAACGGACATGAAACCGCAATTTATGAGTATTTAAAAATAATAAACAGCTATATTACTAATGCAGAATGCAGAGATTTTCTAAGGTTAAAAGATATAAATAAAAGCTATAGAATTCTTAAAAGTATGAATTTGAAAAAAGTAGGGAGTTATAAAAATGCTAAATATACACTGCCTGAAAATCGGCATTGATATTAGTCTACGAAGTAAATACTCGCTTTGCGAAACAACATATTAGGGTTTTTCCCTCTTTTCCCCTGATTCGATGACGTAAATTGAACTACTTGCGAATACAATTCGTATATCCGCGAGTATTTTTGCCGAGAACGTGAGTATTTACCGGGCGAACGCGAGTATTTCTCTACAGATCGTGAGTAAATTGGATTTCCCCGGTCGTGGTCGATTAGCTGATCCAGGATTTGCTATTATTATTCGCGGATGATTGGAGTATTCTTTTTTGTCCTGATTCAGTAACGTCAATTGAATTATTTTCAAATACAATTCGTATATCCGCGAGTATTTTTGCCGAGAACGTGAGTATTTACCGGGCGAACGCGAGTATTTCTCTACAGATCGTGAGTAAATTGGATTTCCCCGGTCGTGGTCGATTAGCTGATCCAGGATTTGCTGTTATTGGTTCGCGGATGATTGGAGTATTCTTTTTTTCTTGATTCGATGACGTAAATTGAACTATTTTCAAATACAATTCGTGAATCCGCGAGTATTTTTGCCGAGAACGTGAGTATTTACCGGGCGAACGCGAGTATTTCTCTACAGATCGTGAGTAAATTGGATTTCCCCGGTCGTGATCGATTAGCTGATCCAGGATTTGCTATTATTATTCGCGGATGATTGGAGTATTCTTTTTTCCTTGATTTGATGACGTAAATTGAACTACTTGCGAATACAATTCGTGAATCCGCGAGTATTTTTGCCGAGAACGTGAGTATTTACCGGGCGAACGCGAGTATTTTCCTACAAAACGCGAGTATTTTAGTTGACCTCAAAACAGAATCAAAAAAGAAAACTCCCCCAAACCAAGTGATCTAGAGGAGTTCCTTCTATATAATTTGATAAAATCTTTTCGTGTTTTCATGAAGAACGGTAGTTACTTGGTCAAAAGGTTGTTGTTTTAGTTTTGCTATTTTTTCAATACTTGCTTGGATCATTTTTGGGGTGGTCATTTGTCCAACGAAGGGTCCTGCAAATGGCCAGGGTCCATCTGTTTCAACCATCATTTGTTCGAGTGGATATTGTTGAACAAGGCTTTGGATTTCTTCTTCATAGAGAACGTCCGGTGTAATGGAAATAAAGTATCCATTAGCAATCATTCGATCTACGGTTTGTATGTCTCCTTTGAACCAATGAAAATGTGCGGCTGATACCCGATGTTTTTCTAATAAGTCACAAGCTATTTTGGCATCTTCATGGACTGCATGTAACACGATCGGCTTTTTGAGCTCTGCAGCTAGGATGATGAATTTTTCGAGTAAGTCAATATACGGTTGATAGTGAATACTGTTTTCTTGATTTAAATAATAAGGTAATCCTACTTCCCCTATAGCAATCATCTGCTCATGATTATCTTTCATCCATTGGAAAAGCTGCTTCTCCTCTATTTCTTCAAGTAATGACTGTTCTGGATGAAAGCCGAACGCCGATAAAATACGGTTGTCGTTTTTCGAAAGAGCTAAATTGGCTTTGCATGATGGGAGATCCGTCGAAACAGCAATGAGATGCGACACTTCATTTTGGTGCATTTCTTTTAAAACTAACGCTTGCTGTTCCTTTGTGTACTGATCAAAGTGAATATGTGCATCAATTATCATTTTTCCAATCCCTCATTTAATTCATCTTTTAATAAGCCAAAAATCTTCTGTTTCAGATGAAAGAATTCTTCACTGTTAAAGAGACTCTCATCTCTCGGTCTTGCAAAAGGTACTTTCAATTCTTCTTTCACCATCGTTGGGCGCTTTGTTAAAATATAGATTCGATCTGCCAAAAACAACGCTTCTTCAATACTGTGCGTGACAAATAATATGGATTTTCGATTTTCTTCCCAAACAGATAATAGCCATTTTTGCATATTGATTCTTGTAAACTCATCTAAAGCAGAGAATGGTTCATCAAGACATAATAGATTTTGTTTACTCAACATGGCTCTGATAAAAGCAACTCGTTGTTTCATCCCACCTGAAAGTTCAATTGGATAGGCATTTTCAAATTCTTCGAGCCCTACTTTTTTTAGCCACTCTTTTGCCTCTTGAATGTTAGGCTTTCCTGATAATTCTTGGACAAGCACTACATTTTCAAGAACGGTTCTCCATGGAAATAGTGAAGGCTGTTGTGGCATATAGCCGATCAATCCCCGCTCTCCATGAATCATTTTGTTATTCAAAGAAATAATGCCTTGATCTGGTTCAATGATTCCACCGATTAAGTTGAAGATTGTACTTTTTCCGCTTCCCGATGGACCAAGAAGTGCAACAAATTCCCCTTCTTCTACATGAAGTGAGATATCCCGTAAGACTCCTGTTTCAGCAAACTGTTTCTTCACATGTTCAATATTTAATAGCATTTTTCCTACCCCTCTTGCTTACCTTTTATGAATAGCTTTTCAAATACACGGATGAGGCCAAATAAGAGCACACTTAAAAACATGATTGTAAAGATGGCCACAAATACATGATCCGTGCGAAAAGAGGCTTGGGATAATGTCATATAAACGCCAATGCCTTGTTTTGCACCTAACCATTCTGAAATAACTGCGCCCATAACACTGTAAGTTGCTGAAATTTTAAGTCCTGAAAATAAAGATGGAAGTGCATTCGGCAGTTCTAATTTCCAAAACATCTGCGTTTTCGAAGCCCCTGCCATTTGCATATAGTATTTTAGCTCAGGTGGCGTGTTTTTGAAGCCATCTAATGCTGCAACAACAACTGGGAAAAAGCATACGAGCCCAATGACAATAAGCTTTGGCATCATGCCAAATCCAAACCAAATGATTAATAGTGGTGCTAAAACGATGATTGGGATGTTTTGTGATAGGATGAGCAATGGATACGTTATCTTTTGTACAATCGGTAATATATGTAGAATAACTGCTAATGCAAACCCTACTGCACTCCCAATGAACAGGCCAAGTAGAGATAATTTTGTTGTAGCCAAAATATCCACAGAGAAGCTAGGAATCGCTTTCAATCCTTCTGAAAAGATTTGTGATGGTGCTGGCAAAAGCCACGCTGGCGTATCAGTGATTCGTACAATTAGTTCCCATAGACCTAAAAGAAAGAGGAGGAGAACAATCGCCCCTCCATTGTTTCTTAACCATTTCATGATCGGTATTTCTCCGTTAAGGTATCCATTGTAATACCTGATGGTTGGTAAAGAATTTTCACTTGTGTAATGACATTGACACATCCTAGTTCAACCATTTTTTCATTCATCTTCGTAATGATATTCATCAGCTCAGAGATTTCGCCTTCCATTGTTGTTTCAAGAGGATGTACTTCGTATTTTACCCCTGATTCATCAATCACTTTAATCGCAGCATCTACAAAAGGAATCACATCTTCGTATTTTTCTGTTTTTGGTATGATTTGAACACTGATTAAAGAATTAGCCATTTTGATTTCCTCCTATTGTGGCAAAAATTCGTTTGTGAATGCTTTTTTCGCATCGAATTTGCCTTCTAATAATTTATTGTCGCTCATCCAATTTGCATAGTTTTGCCAAATTTCAAGTTTTTGCTCGCCCCATTGTTTTGCATCATCTTGATATTTATCCGCAAGCCATTGTTGACTTTTCTTCACAAGTTTTGCATTTAAATCTGGTGCAGCTTTAATTAAGATATCTGCTGCTTGGTCAGGATTTTTTATAGCATATTGATAGCCTTGAGAAGCCGCTTTCACAAAAGCCTTCACTGTTTCAGGATCGTTTTGGATCATTTTTTCATTTGTTGTTAAAACAGGTGTGTAGTAATCAAGCTTTTTACTATAGTCTGTTAAATAAATCATGTTCAATTTTTCTCCGCGAAGTTCCGCTTCTAGACCTGTCCATCCATAGTAAATCCATGCAAAATCTACATTTTTTTTGACCATTGTGAAGTAGTCAGCGTCTCCAGCATTAATAATACTTACTTTATTTACATCCGCATGTTCTTTTTTCATCAATGAATCAATGACAGCTTTTTCAACTGGTGATCCCCATCCGCCATAAGTTTTACCTTCAAAGTCTTTTGGAGTTTTAATGTTTTTAGCAATTGGTGAAGCAAATCCGGATGTATTATGCTGAATAATCGCCGCAATGGATACAAGTGGAACCCCTTGCACTCTTGCTTGTGTTAAAGATTCTTGAGCACTGACACCAAATTCTGCTTTTCCAGATGCAACCAGTTGATCTGCTCCCGTACTACCTGGTTGGATAATGTCTACATCTAAACCTTGTTCTTTAAAAAAGCCTTTTTCTTTTGCAACATACAAGCCAGTGTGGTTTGTATTAGGTGTCCAGTCTAAGACAAGTGTTACTTTTTTCAGCTCTTTCTTGCCTGTCGCCTTTTCTTTTTTATCCTTTGACTGGCAACCTGCTAATGCGAGAATCGCAACTAACAGAAACACAAATAACTTTTTCATCTTACTTTCTCCAATCTATGTTATTTAACAAGTTCTATGTAAAAAAAGAGAAAAAGAAAAACGTCCGAAACCCCTCCGGACGTTAACATTCATTCTAAAAGATAGTCGGTTACTATTCATATTATTATCTTTAGCTGATGTTCCCTCCGCTGGTGTTACCCAGTTCAGGTTCTAAGGGTCAGTATCTATCCGGATACATTCTCAGCTGGCATTACCAGCCCCCCTACATTCTTCATACATATGAACTTTTCACATTCATTATAACAAAAATATGGAATAAGCAAAGAAAGAAGTTTGGGAATAGGCGTATATAGCGGGGGTTTCAATGATTTTGTTAGATTATTATATGGAGTCTTTTTCATGAAATTTTGGCTTTAGGTAAAAAAGAATGCGTCAGTCAGCCACGAGAAACAATAACAGCAAATCACGGATCAGCTATTCGATCACGACCGGAGAAATCTTATTTACTCACGTTCTGTAGAGGAATACTCGCGTTCTCCCCGTAAATACTCACACTCTCGGCAAAAATACTCGCGGATTCGTGAATTGTATTTGCAAGTAATTCAATTTACGTCGCCGAATCTACTCCACCGAACAATAACAGCAAATCACGGATCAGCTATTCGACCACGACCGGAGAAATCTTATTTACTCACGTTCTGTAGAGGAATACTCGCGTTCTCCCCGTAAATACTCACACTCTCGGCAAAAATACTCGCGGATTCGTGAATTGTATTTGCAAGTAATTCAATACGTCGCCGAATCTACTCCAATCATTATTACGTTGGCCTCAATTTACTTAATATTTCATGCTTCAATTCCAGCATTTTTTCTTTAGAAGGATATGGATTTGTAAACGTTAATGCCATATCAATCGAAGTAAGTGCGTGATTTATTTCACCTGTTTTCAGAAGAGCTTCCGCTAAATAATACCAATAATATGGAAAGCTATTTTGCTGCAGCAATTGTTTATAATAGACAGCCACTTTTTTAAAATAGTATGGATACACATCTCTGGCAACCGTAAGATTGGTTCCATTGTAGCGGTAAACCTCTACTTTATAAGCTTCCCCAGTGTCATGCAACCAAATGGCCAATTCAAACTGACCATCTTTGCCGTACTTTCCGGGCATATCTTCCACAAATAATTTGCTATATACAACATACTTTGTGAGTAAATTAATAAATCCATAAATTTTCCACTGCAATAAAACTAGTTGTGACCATATATCGCCTATTTGCCAACCAACGACTAATGAGTTTACACCTCTAGCGGTGAGTGGGACAGCCATTAAATCTGTAATTGCATATCCCTTCCCTTTTATTTCAATCATCGGATACCAGAGATTATAAGACTTTTTCAATAGTAGCAAATAATTTTC
This window of the Rummeliibacillus pycnus genome carries:
- a CDS encoding aminotransferase class I/II-fold pyridoxal phosphate-dependent enzyme, translating into MSLSMNPHMDKLGLPGIRKFSNQLVNYPDAINLTIGQPDFPTPEAVKQAGIRAIENNLTTYSANPGLIELRKAVAAFFEEKYNCHYKPENEILVTNGATQAIDSVFRTILEVGDEIILPAPIYSGYEPIITYCGAKSVYLDTTDTDFQPSAERLEKLITPKTKAVLFNFPSNPTGATISHEQMDALAEVLKKHDIYVISDEIYSENTFVGEHRSFGSYTELKDKLFLIHGLSKSHSMTGWRIGFLMADARLIGEVAKIHSFNAICAALPSQYAAIEALTNCKDTPQEMNKSYIKRRDYVYDRLVKMGIEVKKPNGAFYIFPSIKKFGLTSEEFALRLMKRKEGGVGVIPGSVFTPYGEGYLRITYAYSDEELKEGMDRLEAFVETL
- the sda gene encoding sporulation histidine kinase inhibitor Sda, which encodes METLSDELLIKAYTDAKTHNLNLDFIHLLENEILRRILVKMLSESKLEDISTIKSFPIDFDIVNEYFNLA
- a CDS encoding TatD family hydrolase, coding for MIIDAHIHFDQYTKEQQALVLKEMHQNEVSHLIAVSTDLPSCKANLALSKNDNRILSAFGFHPEQSLLEEIEEKQLFQWMKDNHEQMIAIGEVGLPYYLNQENSIHYQPYIDLLEKFIILAAELKKPIVLHAVHEDAKIACDLLEKHRVSAAHFHWFKGDIQTVDRMIANGYFISITPDVLYEEEIQSLVQQYPLEQMMVETDGPWPFAGPFVGQMTTPKMIQASIEKIAKLKQQPFDQVTTVLHENTKRFYQII
- the tagD gene encoding glycerol-3-phosphate cytidylyltransferase, with amino-acid sequence MKRVITYGTFDLLHVGHVNILRRAKALGDYLVVAISSDEFNALKGKKAYYSYEDRKTILEAIKYVDEVIPENTWEQKIQDVKDHNIDIFVMGHDWEGKFDFLKDYCEVIYLPRTEGISTTKIKKDLNAAATTVK
- a CDS encoding nuclease-related domain-containing protein, with amino-acid sequence MIAKPYSTPHYLDALFRLIQRLSLTNSKRQDLENEYMRIKAGDLGEKVVMDSLEQLQLPYNFYIFHNLNLLIESRIQIDVFLLTPYYMIIFEVKNIKGAIELRQNPRQLVRTLQDGEVHAFNSPEPQLQEYVHQLIRFFDEYGIHIPIYGAIVFPFSSSFIKQTSTNSTILLRNEIKPFLRKIPTNIEYFTTKELAYWKNFFIRKHKEFDPYPLMKHYNIPRVNIMNGVFCRDCGKIGMQRIAYYWFCPHCHGKSSNGHETAIYEYLKIINSYITNAECRDFLRLKDINKSYRILKSMNLKKVGSYKNAKYTLPENRH
- a CDS encoding CDP-glycerol glycerophosphotransferase family protein, with amino-acid sequence MKKKIVLLCDFGDNARFVVNELATRDFKDIVILRTDKCKERFNRSGARTVLSFNLTKFPDYIQGLYHLATAETILIDNYFAILSVMNFRPNVECIQLWHAAGAVKKFGLQDPSVLFRSPAAVRRFKRVYSRMNKVIVGSDEMVPIFKAAFGMKDHQVLRLGIPRTDFFYTPSAVESARNEILTKYPLLNGKKVILYAPTFRDQQLDVQSIPINFQDIMEQLGENYVMMIKLHPAVAQNMGDINHPFIISVENEVAVNKLLCVTDYIITDYSSIPFEFSLLGKPQIFYPYDLEKYEMERGFWTDYNELVPGPVVSTDDELVYVLQKDEFDMEQIKAFSKAWNMFSDGHASSKLVDYLLKK
- a CDS encoding YqjF family protein translates to MSRIPWVMTQEWHDVYFLHWPVSPEEIRQYVPLDLEIDTFEDQAWISMIFFTMKNFRGRLMPPIPGIHTFLELNVRTYVKHKGKSGVYFFSLDVNHKIVAQLGRFGGFLPFRYANMTSKIDRNVVTFQNRWESMGESLEVFIASVEVISEPIQRTQLDYWLTERHYLWTKVMGKLIRQYNGHSPWILQRVHCTVHENSMAPMIISNGKENKPMAHFSKYKKAFLYLPVKES